A portion of the Thiohalomonas denitrificans genome contains these proteins:
- a CDS encoding D-hexose-6-phosphate mutarotase: MLDELKQRFSHPDVRFHQKDQLLMIELNNRYGSTTLTNHGGTLLSYIPAGGDEVIWVSETALYDGSKPVRGGVPVCWPWFGPYDPQALGADPSDAAKKGHGVARYEFWQVASARSVGDATEVVLQLEPNDSIRQAWPLPFELKLIVTLGEKLTMELVGKNCSERDWMVSEAFHTYFRVGQAENLVIEGLENATYVDKDRDGQRFTQEDPLHLELPMERIYLDQQGTVVLDDSANQRKIVMEKVNSASTVVWNPGPEGARGFADMPDDQYAHMVCVEAANALDNAYALKAGESHSMKMVIASK; this comes from the coding sequence ATGCTGGACGAACTCAAGCAACGCTTTTCCCACCCCGATGTCCGCTTCCACCAAAAAGATCAGCTGCTCATGATCGAGCTGAACAACCGATACGGCTCGACCACCCTGACCAACCACGGCGGTACCCTGCTCAGCTATATACCCGCCGGTGGCGACGAGGTGATCTGGGTCAGCGAAACGGCCCTGTATGACGGCAGCAAGCCGGTGCGCGGCGGTGTGCCCGTCTGTTGGCCGTGGTTCGGCCCGTACGACCCGCAGGCACTGGGCGCAGACCCAAGCGATGCGGCGAAGAAGGGCCACGGCGTGGCGCGCTATGAATTCTGGCAGGTCGCTTCGGCACGCAGTGTCGGCGATGCAACCGAGGTGGTGCTGCAACTGGAGCCCAACGATTCGATTCGCCAGGCCTGGCCGTTGCCGTTCGAGCTGAAGCTCATCGTCACGCTGGGCGAGAAGCTGACCATGGAACTGGTCGGGAAGAACTGCAGCGAGCGCGACTGGATGGTCTCCGAGGCGTTTCATACCTATTTCCGGGTCGGACAGGCGGAGAACCTGGTCATCGAAGGCCTGGAGAACGCCACCTATGTCGACAAGGACCGTGATGGTCAGCGCTTTACTCAGGAAGACCCATTGCACCTGGAGCTGCCGATGGAGCGCATCTATCTAGACCAGCAGGGCACGGTCGTGCTCGACGACAGTGCCAACCAGCGCAAGATCGTGATGGAGAAGGTCAACAGCGCCAGCACGGTGGTGTGGAATCCGGGCCCGGAAGGGGCCAGGGGTTTTGCCGACATGCCCGACGACCAGTACGCGCACATGGTCTGTGTCGAGGCGGCCAATGCCCTGGATAACGCCTATGCGCTCAAGGCCGGCGAGTCACACTCGATGAAGATGGTGATCGCCTCGAAATAG
- a CDS encoding thioredoxin family protein — protein sequence MNVKVIATNLCSHRPNLEHELQDLEIDYELVIAEEHPEVIEKYGIRHSPNLVVDDEVIFRGQPSEHELREFFAGRQH from the coding sequence ATGAACGTCAAAGTCATTGCGACCAACCTGTGCAGTCACCGCCCCAATCTCGAACACGAACTGCAGGACCTGGAGATTGACTATGAACTCGTCATCGCGGAGGAGCACCCGGAGGTCATTGAGAAGTACGGCATCCGCCACTCCCCCAACCTGGTCGTCGACGACGAAGTGATTTTCCGCGGCCAACCTAGCGAACATGAACTGCGAGAATTCTTTGCCGGCCGCCAACACTGA
- a CDS encoding EF-hand domain-containing protein gives MRRFSVSVLIGLFVAATPVSVLAQQSQNPGMGGPGMGGPGGMGMGGGNPDQGSGMNQQGMMGQYGYRGIDRDGDGLVSQEEVREHQRLLERMQADWEQADRNGDGQVDVGEFAAFEQTYRNRQEE, from the coding sequence ATGCGTAGATTCTCTGTAAGTGTTCTGATTGGTCTGTTCGTGGCAGCCACCCCTGTATCGGTGTTAGCTCAACAGTCACAAAATCCCGGCATGGGAGGTCCGGGCATGGGCGGTCCCGGAGGGATGGGAATGGGCGGCGGCAATCCCGACCAGGGTTCCGGCATGAACCAGCAGGGCATGATGGGCCAGTATGGCTACCGCGGCATCGACCGTGATGGGGACGGTTTGGTCAGCCAGGAAGAGGTGCGCGAGCACCAGCGCCTTTTGGAGCGGATGCAGGCCGACTGGGAGCAGGCGGACCGCAACGGTGATGGCCAAGTGGACGTCGGTGAGTTCGCCGCGTTCGAGCAGACGTACCGGAACCGGCAGGAAGAGTGA